The following proteins come from a genomic window of Iamia sp. SCSIO 61187:
- a CDS encoding DUF4411 family protein, with protein MKVHVLDSSTIVNLKSEIPVGKQWEFFKRLEAKVDAGEVAIAKSVIREVSDVQHPDMPGAWARGMQDRMQHPLEPDPASVAAVMAKAPEVVDQSSDREEADPEVIGLALDMIAAGHDVVVVTDDAVDRMPIKIAMTTACGRCGVQCMSTTEFLDLMAAPEDGLDDPRDNEGLEDDAGL; from the coding sequence GTGAAGGTGCACGTTCTGGACTCCAGCACCATCGTCAATCTGAAGTCCGAGATCCCGGTCGGCAAGCAGTGGGAGTTCTTCAAGCGCCTTGAGGCCAAGGTGGACGCCGGCGAGGTTGCAATAGCCAAGTCGGTGATCCGGGAGGTGTCGGATGTTCAGCATCCGGACATGCCCGGGGCGTGGGCGAGGGGGATGCAGGACCGTATGCAGCATCCACTGGAGCCGGATCCGGCGTCGGTTGCGGCCGTGATGGCGAAGGCACCAGAGGTGGTCGATCAGTCTTCGGACCGAGAAGAGGCGGACCCTGAGGTCATTGGACTGGCTCTGGACATGATCGCCGCTGGTCACGATGTGGTCGTCGTGACTGACGACGCGGTGGACCGGATGCCCATCAAGATCGCGATGACCACGGCGTGCGGTAGGTGCGGTGTGCAGTGCATGAGCACCACCGAGTTCCTCGATCTAATGGCTGCGCCCGAGGATGGCTTAGACGACCCACGGGACAACGAGGGACTCGAAGACGACGCCGGACTCTGA
- the lspA gene encoding signal peptidase II encodes MSARRRLVVAAGAALVVDAASKMWAAAALAVPVEIGGSLSLQLSRNPGVAFGLGQSAPTGLLLVLTGALCVGLARAGWTGRLQPPLAVGLVLGGAVGNLLDRMVGGSVVDMVHLTWWPTFNLADVAICTGAALIVFDGARQELRGRGTEPIGVSQAETSER; translated from the coding sequence GTGAGTGCGCGCCGGCGCCTGGTCGTCGCCGCGGGGGCCGCCCTCGTGGTCGATGCGGCCTCGAAGATGTGGGCTGCTGCCGCGCTGGCTGTGCCGGTTGAGATCGGGGGATCGCTCTCGCTCCAGCTGTCGCGAAACCCGGGGGTCGCGTTCGGCCTCGGTCAGTCGGCACCGACCGGTCTGCTCCTCGTGCTCACCGGGGCGCTCTGCGTCGGCCTGGCCCGGGCTGGTTGGACGGGTCGCCTGCAGCCACCGCTTGCAGTTGGGCTTGTGCTCGGAGGGGCGGTCGGCAACCTGCTCGATCGGATGGTGGGTGGCTCGGTTGTCGACATGGTGCATCTGACGTGGTGGCCGACCTTCAACCTTGCTGACGTCGCGATATGCACAGGAGCGGCGCTCATCGTGTTCGACGGTGCTCGCCAAGAGCTGCGGGGACGCGGCACCGAACCGATCGGCGTGTCCCAGGCCGAGACCTCGGAGCGGTGA
- the lpdA gene encoding dihydrolipoyl dehydrogenase, whose product MTAAETFDVVVLGGGTGGYSCALRAADLGLRTAVVERDKVGGTCLHRGCIPAKALLQAAEVAEHAADAAHYGVRATFHGVDPVAVQRYKQRIVDTNHKGLQSTLRRRGVEVIAGTARMTNATTLDVDTADGLRRVAATRGLVLATGSAPRALPVEGLDVDGHRVITSDHALFLERVPERPIIIGASAVGVEFATIWKTFGARSVTVIEALPAVVPREDVDTSKALASALSKQGIDVRTGVSVVGADRSSDAVRVRLGDGTALEGDIVLVAIGRAPVSDGMGFSEAGVTLDRGYVGVNEWCETEAAGVYAIGDVIGRLGLAHSSFQEGFLVAERIAGRSVVPIDYAGTPRVYYCHPEVASVGLTEQQLTERGIPFQSQLHPFSHNARAMMTKASGHVKVLVGAEGGPVLGVHIVGPRATDIIGEAQLIYSWEALPTEVAQFIHPHPTLVEAIGEAHMAAAGRPLHG is encoded by the coding sequence ATGACAGCGGCGGAGACCTTCGATGTCGTCGTGTTGGGCGGTGGCACCGGCGGCTACTCGTGCGCCCTGCGAGCAGCCGACCTCGGGCTGCGCACCGCCGTGGTCGAACGGGACAAGGTCGGCGGAACGTGCCTCCACCGCGGCTGCATCCCAGCAAAGGCACTGCTCCAGGCGGCAGAGGTCGCCGAACACGCAGCCGACGCCGCCCACTACGGCGTGCGCGCGACCTTCCACGGCGTCGACCCGGTAGCAGTTCAGCGCTACAAGCAGCGCATCGTCGACACCAACCACAAGGGCCTCCAGTCGACGCTTCGCCGCCGCGGCGTCGAGGTCATCGCCGGCACAGCCCGGATGACCAACGCGACCACCCTCGACGTCGACACCGCCGACGGCCTCCGACGGGTGGCTGCAACTCGCGGTCTGGTGCTCGCCACCGGCTCGGCACCACGAGCACTGCCGGTCGAGGGCCTCGACGTCGACGGGCACCGCGTGATCACCAGCGACCACGCCCTGTTCCTCGAGCGGGTCCCCGAACGGCCGATCATCATCGGTGCCAGCGCCGTCGGCGTGGAGTTCGCGACGATCTGGAAAACGTTCGGCGCCCGATCCGTCACGGTCATCGAGGCACTGCCGGCCGTCGTGCCACGCGAGGACGTCGACACGAGCAAGGCCCTTGCTTCGGCCCTGAGCAAGCAGGGCATCGACGTGCGCACCGGGGTGAGCGTCGTGGGCGCAGACCGGTCCAGCGACGCCGTGCGGGTCCGGTTGGGCGACGGCACGGCTCTCGAAGGCGACATCGTCCTCGTTGCCATCGGCCGCGCGCCTGTCAGCGACGGGATGGGCTTCAGCGAGGCCGGTGTAACGCTGGACCGTGGCTACGTCGGTGTCAATGAGTGGTGCGAGACCGAAGCCGCAGGGGTCTACGCCATAGGCGACGTGATCGGCCGCCTCGGCTTGGCCCACTCCTCGTTCCAGGAGGGGTTCCTCGTCGCCGAGCGCATCGCAGGCCGGTCCGTGGTGCCCATCGACTACGCCGGCACACCACGCGTCTACTACTGCCACCCCGAGGTCGCCTCGGTCGGCCTCACCGAGCAACAACTCACCGAGCGCGGCATCCCCTTCCAGAGTCAGCTGCACCCCTTCAGCCACAACGCCCGGGCGATGATGACCAAGGCCAGCGGGCACGTGAAGGTGCTCGTCGGCGCCGAGGGTGGGCCGGTGCTTGGCGTCCACATCGTGGGCCCGCGTGCGACCGACATCATCGGAGAGGCCCAGCTCATCTACAGCTGGGAGGCGCTCCCCACCGAGGTGGCCCAGTTCATCCACCCGCACCCGACCCTCGTGGAGGCCATCGGCGAAGCGCACATGGCCGCCGCCGGGCGACCGCTCCACGGCTGA
- a CDS encoding FtsX-like permease family protein — MTRRLLARKTLRELRANRAQTIALASVIALGVTVFIAAIGAYQDLASSEATTYERLRLADAWYRIEPTDQSLVEDVATRPDVQDVEARLVIDSGLQVGRDRVRARLIGTSVTGPAAVNDVAVIDGQRPSDTDGVLLERTFAERRGIAPGDTVTALLDGEEVPLRVAATVATPEYLQVTPDRYELLPAPSSFAVIFIDRTQLQELTDNRGQVNDIVVRLDGDNSSTAAVEADLRGRASVIEATPRSDQASYAALEQDLGSFRAIAIAMPTIILAAGVIAMAVMMGRVVRSQRPLIGIMKALGYTDRTVLTHYLTHALVIGTIGSIVGVVAGSLLSGVVTRAYTAEIGVPYTTSAFHPALAALAVGVSLVAIAVATWHPARRSARLAPALATRIDPVGLDHPGRRSRIERLLPLPLNARLPLRTATRARGRAIGTASGIAAAMLLLLMVLALRDAVDLFITRTFDDLEQWDIAVTFDEPRDPAARAPITDTPGVTEASPFLQAPARLEARARAQDVLLTALDPGQDLRRLRLDGTTMARALAPGQIVLTDGLADDLGIDVGDSLTAATPTGPVRLRVSATSDEPIPSRAYVGLTTAAEVAGATVANGMHLRVEGDQATIRSALYDVPGVTAVAVRDEQRSDLRSLLSVFDALIAVMLAFSGAMAFAVLFNAMTINVLEREREYATMRSVGARPALIARLLALEVLVLWALALLPGLLAGTWVAARLGDAIAADLFTLEVRATPASYVIAAAGVLAIALLALLLPLRRVARLDLASATKTLG, encoded by the coding sequence GTGACCCGGCGGCTTCTCGCCCGCAAGACGCTCCGGGAGCTGCGCGCCAACCGCGCCCAGACCATCGCCCTGGCGTCGGTGATCGCTCTCGGGGTGACCGTGTTCATCGCCGCCATCGGCGCCTACCAGGACCTGGCCTCCTCCGAAGCCACCACCTATGAACGCCTCCGCCTCGCCGACGCCTGGTACCGCATCGAGCCGACGGACCAATCCCTCGTCGAGGACGTCGCGACGCGACCCGATGTGCAGGACGTCGAGGCCCGCCTGGTGATCGACAGCGGCCTGCAGGTCGGGCGGGATCGCGTCCGGGCCCGGCTCATCGGGACCAGCGTCACCGGGCCGGCCGCAGTGAACGACGTGGCTGTCATCGACGGGCAGCGGCCGTCTGACACCGACGGAGTGCTCCTCGAACGGACCTTCGCCGAACGCCGTGGCATCGCACCGGGCGACACGGTGACTGCGCTCCTCGACGGCGAGGAGGTCCCGTTGCGCGTTGCGGCGACGGTGGCGACACCCGAGTACTTGCAGGTCACCCCCGACCGCTACGAGCTCCTCCCCGCCCCCAGCAGCTTCGCCGTCATTTTCATCGACCGGACCCAGCTCCAGGAGCTGACCGACAATCGCGGCCAGGTCAACGACATCGTCGTACGCCTGGACGGCGACAACTCCTCGACGGCCGCCGTGGAGGCCGACCTGCGCGGGCGGGCCTCGGTGATCGAGGCCACCCCTCGCTCCGACCAGGCCAGCTACGCCGCCCTGGAGCAGGACCTAGGGAGCTTCCGCGCCATCGCCATCGCCATGCCCACCATCATCCTTGCCGCCGGCGTGATCGCCATGGCCGTGATGATGGGCCGCGTCGTCCGCAGCCAACGACCGCTCATCGGCATCATGAAAGCGCTCGGCTACACCGACCGTACCGTCCTGACCCACTACCTCACCCACGCCCTCGTGATCGGCACCATCGGCTCGATCGTGGGTGTCGTCGCAGGAAGCCTCCTAAGCGGCGTCGTCACCCGCGCCTACACCGCCGAGATCGGCGTTCCCTACACCACCTCCGCCTTCCACCCCGCACTCGCCGCACTGGCGGTCGGAGTCTCGCTCGTCGCCATCGCCGTCGCGACCTGGCACCCCGCCCGCCGGTCCGCCCGACTCGCCCCCGCCCTCGCCACCCGCATCGACCCCGTCGGCCTCGACCACCCGGGGAGGCGAAGCCGAATCGAACGCCTCCTGCCCCTGCCGCTCAACGCCCGCCTGCCCCTCCGCACCGCCACCAGGGCCCGAGGCCGCGCCATCGGCACCGCCAGCGGCATCGCTGCCGCCATGCTCCTGCTGCTCATGGTCCTCGCCCTGCGCGACGCAGTGGATCTCTTCATCACCCGCACGTTCGATGACCTCGAGCAGTGGGACATCGCCGTCACCTTCGACGAACCACGAGACCCCGCCGCACGCGCACCGATCACCGACACTCCCGGTGTCACCGAGGCCAGTCCCTTCCTTCAGGCTCCTGCGCGTCTCGAAGCGCGTGCCCGCGCCCAAGACGTGCTGCTCACCGCCCTCGATCCTGGACAGGACCTCCGCCGACTCCGCCTCGATGGCACGACGATGGCCAGAGCGCTTGCGCCCGGCCAGATCGTGCTCACCGACGGGCTCGCAGACGATCTCGGCATCGACGTTGGCGACTCGCTCACCGCGGCCACGCCAACCGGCCCCGTCCGCCTCAGGGTCAGTGCCACATCCGACGAGCCCATCCCGTCCCGGGCCTACGTCGGGCTCACCACCGCAGCCGAGGTGGCCGGCGCGACCGTCGCCAACGGCATGCACCTCCGGGTCGAGGGCGACCAGGCCACGATCCGCTCGGCTCTCTACGACGTCCCCGGCGTCACCGCCGTCGCGGTCCGCGACGAGCAACGATCCGACCTGCGGTCGCTGCTTTCGGTGTTCGACGCCCTCATCGCCGTGATGCTCGCGTTCTCCGGCGCCATGGCCTTCGCCGTCCTCTTCAACGCCATGACCATCAACGTCCTCGAACGCGAACGCGAATACGCCACCATGCGATCCGTCGGCGCCCGGCCCGCACTGATCGCCCGCCTCCTCGCCCTCGAGGTCCTGGTGCTGTGGGCCCTCGCCCTCCTCCCAGGCCTGCTCGCAGGAACGTGGGTGGCCGCTCGCCTCGGCGACGCCATAGCCGCCGACCTCTTCACCCTCGAGGTGCGGGCCACACCTGCGAGCTACGTCATCGCCGCGGCGGGGGTCCTGGCCATCGCCCTCCTTGCCCTACTGCTCCCCCTACGTCGCGTGGCACGCCTGGACCTGGCGTCCGCCACCAAGACCCTCGGATGA
- a CDS encoding TlpA disulfide reductase family protein, with product MVAVVAGNSAWTPRPAELRAGEGKQAPNFDLPDLEDPKATVGLDGRGGRPAVVNFWASWCLPCRWEMPALQAAYDEFGDRVAFIGVNHQDNRDDALGFVAEAGVAYPSGMDPDRGTARDYGLFGMPSTVFVARDGTIAGTRTGELTAAELARAIRELLDDDGT from the coding sequence GTGGTGGCGGTCGTCGCGGGGAACTCTGCATGGACTCCGCGGCCGGCCGAACTTCGCGCTGGCGAAGGCAAGCAGGCACCGAACTTCGACCTGCCCGATCTGGAGGACCCAAAGGCGACGGTGGGTCTCGACGGTCGGGGTGGTCGCCCGGCGGTGGTCAACTTCTGGGCTTCGTGGTGCCTGCCGTGTCGATGGGAGATGCCGGCGCTGCAAGCGGCGTATGACGAGTTCGGTGACCGGGTGGCCTTCATCGGGGTCAATCACCAGGACAACCGGGACGATGCGCTCGGGTTCGTCGCCGAGGCCGGCGTCGCCTATCCGTCGGGCATGGACCCCGACCGCGGCACTGCACGCGACTACGGGCTCTTCGGCATGCCGTCCACGGTGTTCGTCGCCCGCGACGGGACCATCGCGGGGACTCGCACGGGTGAGCTGACGGCGGCCGAGCTCGCCCGGGCGATCCGCGAGCTGCTGGACGACGACGGCACCTAG
- a CDS encoding ImmA/IrrE family metallo-endopeptidase: MPNAPAVERWCERFAAAFLLPAEAFKSMAAALGLGLDTDERDAFSLISRIARRFKVSLRAAAIRAEETGVRPRLFGVVEQLAGPTLDLPPEPTKKAGGGVPAAEKRVRFFGRRVPDLFISGVDQGLITQREAGGYLHLAPAGFTDLEHMIRSGSDKVAR, translated from the coding sequence ATGCCTAACGCGCCGGCGGTCGAGCGGTGGTGCGAGAGGTTCGCTGCCGCCTTTCTGCTGCCCGCGGAGGCGTTCAAGTCAATGGCGGCAGCCCTCGGGTTGGGCCTCGACACCGACGAGCGGGACGCGTTTTCCTTGATTTCCCGAATCGCTCGCCGTTTCAAGGTCAGCCTGCGGGCCGCCGCCATCCGTGCGGAGGAGACGGGCGTTCGGCCACGCCTATTTGGGGTTGTCGAACAACTGGCGGGGCCCACGCTTGATCTGCCGCCCGAGCCCACCAAGAAGGCTGGCGGCGGCGTGCCTGCAGCCGAGAAGCGGGTGCGGTTCTTCGGGCGTCGCGTGCCCGATCTGTTCATAAGTGGCGTCGATCAGGGTCTCATCACGCAGCGAGAGGCAGGAGGGTACCTACATCTAGCGCCCGCGGGCTTCACCGATCTCGAGCACATGATTCGATCGGGTAGCGACAAGGTGGCCAGGTGA
- the xerC gene encoding tyrosine recombinase XerC, which translates to MPRRIYSKPIASFEYGTRVYAPSESRPTYRVIAKDPNGKRIFLRFSTEAEARQRAREIETSLASSVTLPGRGNAPTTVGQLIDRYLASLGSRSTRYAERQEYLLRCWVRPVLDDHPLRAWTPADSDQVLDQARASLAPATVQNLGAAMRALVTFAFKNRWLPREADPMWKVQYTPKPEHQGEATGFIPRDDLPTDEQCAALFAALAEQGHPDWALAMRLKHRSGLRWGELIALRPCDLTFSPKRSIAVVRAVEQSRKGFAIKTTKNRQRRQTIFPASLCDDLAAWCAERPSDALLFIGTDGGFANRRTVQRFWARAAKAAGWPMQGPMSAIWHPHDMRHVAACWMLYDVGLEAPAVSAMLGHANTAFTLSRYVSVRGDLAATATAATEVW; encoded by the coding sequence ATGCCGCGCCGGATCTACAGCAAGCCGATCGCCTCGTTCGAGTACGGGACCCGCGTCTACGCACCGTCCGAGTCCAGGCCCACCTACCGGGTAATCGCCAAGGACCCCAACGGCAAGCGGATCTTCCTCCGCTTCTCGACCGAGGCCGAGGCCCGCCAACGCGCCCGCGAGATCGAGACGTCACTCGCCTCGTCGGTCACCCTCCCCGGGAGGGGCAACGCCCCGACCACTGTCGGGCAGCTGATCGACCGCTACCTCGCCAGTCTCGGGTCCCGGTCGACCCGGTACGCCGAGCGTCAGGAGTACCTTCTCCGCTGCTGGGTCCGCCCTGTGCTCGATGACCATCCGCTGCGGGCCTGGACCCCCGCCGACTCCGATCAGGTGCTCGACCAGGCTCGCGCCTCGCTGGCGCCGGCGACGGTGCAGAACCTCGGTGCCGCGATGCGTGCGCTCGTCACCTTCGCCTTCAAGAACCGGTGGCTCCCCCGTGAGGCAGACCCGATGTGGAAGGTGCAGTACACGCCGAAGCCCGAGCACCAGGGCGAGGCAACCGGCTTCATCCCACGCGACGACCTGCCGACCGACGAGCAGTGCGCCGCCCTCTTCGCGGCGCTCGCCGAGCAGGGTCATCCGGACTGGGCACTGGCCATGAGGCTCAAGCACCGCAGCGGCCTCCGCTGGGGTGAGCTCATCGCCCTCCGCCCGTGCGACCTGACCTTCTCGCCGAAGCGGAGCATCGCCGTCGTCCGGGCCGTCGAGCAGTCCCGGAAGGGCTTCGCCATCAAAACCACCAAGAATCGGCAGCGCCGGCAGACGATCTTCCCGGCCAGCCTCTGCGACGACCTCGCCGCCTGGTGCGCTGAGCGCCCATCCGACGCCCTCCTCTTCATCGGCACCGACGGCGGCTTCGCCAACCGCCGGACGGTCCAGCGCTTCTGGGCTCGGGCAGCGAAGGCCGCGGGCTGGCCCATGCAGGGACCGATGTCGGCGATCTGGCACCCCCACGACATGCGCCACGTCGCCGCCTGCTGGATGCTCTACGACGTCGGCCTCGAGGCACCGGCGGTGAGCGCAATGCTCGGCCACGCCAACACCGCCTTCACCCTCAGCCGCTACGTCAGCGTCCGAGGCGACCTCGCCGCCACCGCCACCGCCGCCACCGAAGTTTGGTGA
- a CDS encoding DUF2752 domain-containing protein, translating to MIEMTAAAAGRPRVALASADRARWLLVLGAAAVLGAIGLRVGGLPKFDPGGPLHSAGIPCPFCGGTRGTLALANGDVGVAWSWNPVVPLLAILVVAVIVRAVVGRLTGRWVEVFVPRKFVLGAAMVGLVALQVNQSLQAERLLGASA from the coding sequence ATGATCGAGATGACAGCGGCAGCGGCAGGCCGTCCCCGGGTCGCCCTCGCTTCTGCGGATCGCGCCAGGTGGCTGCTTGTCCTTGGTGCTGCGGCTGTCCTCGGCGCCATCGGACTTCGAGTCGGTGGTCTGCCGAAGTTCGACCCAGGTGGACCGCTCCACAGCGCCGGCATCCCTTGTCCGTTCTGTGGCGGCACGCGAGGGACCCTCGCGTTGGCCAACGGTGATGTCGGGGTGGCGTGGTCGTGGAACCCGGTGGTGCCGCTGCTCGCCATCCTGGTTGTGGCGGTGATCGTTCGCGCCGTCGTGGGTCGGCTGACGGGTCGATGGGTGGAGGTCTTCGTCCCGCGGAAGTTCGTGCTGGGTGCTGCGATGGTCGGGTTGGTCGCTCTGCAGGTGAACCAGTCGCTTCAAGCGGAGCGGCTTCTCGGCGCCAGCGCGTAG
- a CDS encoding ABC transporter ATP-binding protein, which yields MAPLIELRDVTREYRMGEVTVQALRGLDLDVDAGQVVVLLGPSGSGKTTLLNLIGGLDSPSSGAVAVAGEATADHDARRLADYRARTVGFVFQFFNLIPSLTAAENVEFALALVDRDHAGAARRARELLERVGLGDRADHFPSQLSGGQQQRVAIARALANRPAVLLCDEPTGNLDVDTGRQVLDVLNDTARRENTTVLLVTHNGAIAPMADRVLRLRDGRIEYDERNPNPTPPSELDW from the coding sequence ATGGCGCCGCTGATCGAACTGCGGGACGTCACCCGCGAGTACCGCATGGGCGAGGTGACGGTCCAGGCCCTGCGTGGCCTCGACCTCGATGTCGACGCGGGCCAGGTGGTGGTCCTGCTCGGACCTTCGGGTTCGGGCAAGACAACTCTCCTCAACCTGATCGGCGGCCTGGACTCCCCCTCCTCGGGTGCGGTCGCCGTCGCTGGCGAGGCGACGGCGGACCACGATGCGCGGCGTCTGGCGGACTACCGGGCGCGCACGGTCGGGTTCGTGTTCCAGTTCTTCAACCTCATCCCATCCCTGACCGCCGCGGAGAACGTCGAGTTCGCCCTCGCCCTCGTCGACCGCGACCACGCGGGTGCAGCCCGGCGAGCTCGGGAGCTGCTCGAGCGGGTGGGGCTCGGGGACCGTGCTGATCACTTCCCGTCACAGCTGTCCGGTGGCCAGCAGCAACGAGTCGCCATCGCCCGCGCTCTGGCCAACCGGCCCGCAGTGCTCCTGTGCGACGAGCCGACCGGCAACCTCGACGTCGACACCGGCCGCCAGGTCCTCGACGTTCTCAACGACACGGCCCGGCGGGAGAACACCACGGTCCTGCTCGTCACCCACAACGGCGCCATAGCTCCTATGGCCGACCGGGTCCTGCGGCTGCGCGACGGACGCATCGAGTACGACGAGCGCAACCCGAACCCGACCCCGCCAAGCGAGCTGGACTGGTGA
- a CDS encoding HNH endonuclease has protein sequence MGLIAVSKPGTVPSPAAVAGWEEAMAVAPADYFDSTIEMLPQAPHRGRCRICGRDADLTREHIPPQAVGNKGQYRSFTFDDWLNRAEGGLDLVGGDSGQGGVWGYTLCKPCNELTGQRYGTEYKAWAARAAQLLGELPSPIEQDRNPEPFGIEFRLGGADDGGVAPGDFIRQVLSMMCSLSGGWDLAGRHPEIRDMILERACVDLPGRMAIHLALCWGPRTRMVGPQLKVDTETGRWAWVMELSFAPLSLLMVLDANHEVTSLGVDISPFTLVPPKARKAFETEGAVVVGFTWSVYPWDFRSSAALGYETPAPGSGRSRRRRGNG, from the coding sequence ATGGGCCTGATAGCCGTGAGCAAACCGGGAACCGTTCCGTCGCCCGCCGCTGTCGCGGGCTGGGAGGAGGCCATGGCCGTTGCCCCCGCCGACTACTTCGACTCCACGATCGAGATGCTTCCGCAGGCCCCGCATCGGGGGCGGTGCCGGATCTGTGGCCGCGACGCTGATTTGACCCGAGAGCACATCCCCCCACAGGCCGTGGGGAACAAGGGACAGTACCGGTCCTTCACCTTCGACGACTGGCTGAACAGGGCCGAAGGCGGGTTGGACCTCGTCGGAGGTGACTCTGGGCAGGGGGGCGTATGGGGCTACACGTTGTGCAAGCCCTGCAACGAGTTGACCGGGCAGCGATACGGCACCGAGTACAAGGCCTGGGCGGCTCGGGCCGCCCAGCTGCTCGGAGAGCTCCCGTCGCCGATCGAGCAGGACCGCAACCCGGAACCCTTCGGCATCGAGTTCAGGCTCGGCGGTGCCGACGATGGAGGAGTCGCGCCGGGGGACTTCATCCGCCAGGTCCTCTCCATGATGTGCAGCCTCAGCGGAGGATGGGATCTGGCCGGTCGCCACCCGGAGATCCGCGACATGATCCTCGAGCGGGCCTGCGTCGACCTACCGGGACGCATGGCGATCCATCTCGCACTCTGCTGGGGACCCCGAACCAGGATGGTGGGCCCTCAGCTCAAGGTCGACACCGAGACTGGGCGCTGGGCGTGGGTCATGGAGTTGTCCTTTGCGCCTCTCAGCCTGCTGATGGTGCTGGACGCCAATCACGAGGTGACATCGCTCGGGGTGGACATCTCGCCCTTCACACTGGTGCCGCCGAAGGCGAGGAAGGCGTTCGAGACCGAGGGCGCAGTCGTCGTCGGCTTTACCTGGTCCGTCTACCCCTGGGACTTCCGGTCGTCGGCAGCGCTGGGTTACGAGACACCCGCCCCAGGGTCGGGCCGCAGCCGAAGGCGTCGAGGAAACGGTTGA
- a CDS encoding adenylate/guanylate cyclase domain-containing protein yields MTTERTVAFIDLAGFTALTEVHGDGAAIDLIDALTDAAVEACRKAEAQLVKTIGDAVMIAAPTPAAGFEAVRLLFQVAYGLDGFPEPRAGLHHGPVIERDGDYFGATVNLAARVASRAASGQALITEPILGAAAEADIDVVPLGSQQLRNILDPVELYAVELCATQVDVAVDPVCRMRLSCQATIARVKHAGIEHRFCSLGCVAAFATDPDRYITGAST; encoded by the coding sequence ATGACCACCGAGCGGACCGTCGCCTTCATCGACCTCGCGGGGTTCACCGCCCTGACCGAGGTCCACGGCGACGGCGCCGCGATCGATCTCATCGACGCCCTCACCGACGCAGCCGTCGAAGCCTGCCGCAAGGCCGAGGCGCAGCTGGTGAAGACCATTGGCGATGCCGTCATGATCGCCGCCCCGACACCGGCCGCTGGGTTCGAGGCGGTGCGACTCCTCTTCCAGGTGGCCTACGGGCTCGACGGCTTCCCGGAACCGCGCGCCGGGCTCCACCACGGCCCTGTGATCGAACGAGATGGCGACTACTTCGGTGCCACCGTGAACCTCGCCGCCCGGGTCGCCAGCCGGGCCGCCAGCGGCCAGGCGCTCATCACGGAGCCCATCTTGGGAGCGGCGGCCGAGGCCGACATCGACGTCGTCCCGCTGGGCTCCCAGCAGCTCCGCAACATCCTCGACCCCGTCGAGCTGTACGCCGTCGAGCTCTGCGCCACCCAAGTCGATGTCGCCGTCGACCCGGTGTGTCGCATGCGCCTCTCCTGCCAGGCGACCATCGCCCGAGTGAAGCACGCAGGCATCGAGCACCGGTTCTGCTCGCTCGGATGCGTCGCCGCCTTCGCCACCGACCCCGACCGCTACATCACCGGAGCGTCCACGTGA